The Magnetococcus marinus MC-1 genome contains the following window.
TAAGCGGGTATTTGATTTTAAAGAAAATTTTCGCTCGGTCGATGTGCTGCTGGTGGATGATATTCAGTTTATTGCGGGTAAAAAGGCGACCCAGGAGGAGTTTTTTCACACCTTCAATGCCCTCTATGAGGCTAAAAAGCAGATTGTCATGACCGCAGACAGCTTTCCCCATGAAATTGAACATTTAGAGGAGCGTCTGCGCTCCCGCTTTGGCATGGGGCTGGTGGCCGATATGCAACCACCAGATCTGGAAACCCGGGTGGCCATTTTACAAAAAAAGGCAGGCAGCGAAGGGCTTAGATTGGCCGACGAGGTGGCCTTTTTTCTGGCTGATGCGGTACAGACCAACGTGCGGGAGCTGGAAGGGGCCTTGATTCGGGTTTCGGCCTACGCCTCACTGACCGGCAAGCCCATTACCATGGCGCTGGTCAAGGAGTCGTTGAAGGATATCGTGCGGGGGCAGGATCGGGCGGTCACGGTGGAGCAGATTCAAAAGACGGTCGCCAATTATTATAAGGTCAAGGTTACGGATCTCTGCTCCAACAGCCGTTCGCGCATCTACAGCCACCCCAGGCAGATTGCGATGTATCTGTGCAAACAGCTTACCCAGCACTCTTATCCAGAGATTGGGCACCGTTTTGGAGGCCGCGACCACACCACGGTACTCTACGCGGTGAGTCAGGTGGATAAAAAACAGGGCAGCACCCCGGCCTTGGCCGATGAGTTGGCATCTCTGAAGAGCATGTTGCAAAAATAACCGGTCAATCCAGCACACCGGCAAAGCATTAACAGCGAGGCACCCATGGAATTTCACGTCAGCCGCGAACCCTTTCTCAAAGCCCTGCAACGTTTGCAGAGTGTGGTGGAGAAGCGTAACACCATGCCAGAGTTGGGCAATGCCCTGCTGGAAGCCAGCGCCGAGGGTCTAACCCTCACCGCCACCGACCTAGAGGTCTCCATGAAGAGCCACTGCCCCGCCGAGGTGGAGAGCAGCGGTGCCATTGCGGTTTCGGCACGTAAGCTGTTTGAGATCGTACGGGAGCTGCCTCAAGATAGCCTGCGGCTACGCAGCGAAGCTGGGGAGCGGCTGGTACTAACCTGTGGTCGCGCCCGTTTTACCCTGGTGGGTATTAGAGCGGATATATTTCCCCCCTTTCCGGAGACCACCCAGGGACAAAGCTTTACCCTGTCTGGCCCGCGTCTGGCCGAGATGATCGCCAAGACCCACTTTGCCATGAGCCAGGATGAGACCCGTTATACCCTGAACGGCATTTTGCTGCATCTGGTCAGCGCCGCCGATGCCGAGTTGGCAGGGGAGAACGGCTTGGTGCGGATTGTCGCCACCGATACCCACCGCTTAGCCATGGCTGAAATGGCGCTGGATATCCCGGTGGAGGAGAGCGCTGAGTTGATTATTCCCCGCAAGGGGGTGCAGGAGATCCGCAAGCTGGTAGAAGAGGATGATGAGGCGGTAGAGCTGGGCCTGGATGAAAATTTTATCCGCGTTTCCAAGCCAGGTATTGTGCTTACCTCCAAGCTGGTGAGTGGGCGTTTTCCCAACTATCAGCGGGTGATTCCCACCGACAACCCTCATCTGCTGGAGCTGGAGAAGGAGCCTCTGTTTGGGGTGGTTAAGCGGATGATGGTGCTCTCTCACGAAAAATCCCGTGGTATCCGCATGGCGCTGAGCTCGGACCACATTAAGGTGAGTGCGCAAAACCCCGAGCAGGAGGCTGCGGAAGAGGAGATGCCCTGCTCTTTTGCCGGTAAAGATATGACCGTGGGCTTTAATGCCCGCTATCTGCAAGAGATTGTCTCGGTTGCCAATGGGGATACCGTGCGCATGAAAT
Protein-coding sequences here:
- the dnaA gene encoding chromosomal replication initiator protein DnaA; the encoded protein is MQDFWSKAMDAVAEQVSVQVFEAWIRPLKAGGEVGDGQFQVYAANDFSADWVKKRYGGLLEEILSEQLGEPVTLLFAADPALEKPVASKTQTVTPVQSGGETGDQENFHSGLDPRYTFDSFVVGGCNQFVHAAAARVAEAPAAAYNPLFIHGGVGLGKTHVMQAIGNRVLEIDPDKRVLYISSENFMTQLINSLRFKRVFDFKENFRSVDVLLVDDIQFIAGKKATQEEFFHTFNALYEAKKQIVMTADSFPHEIEHLEERLRSRFGMGLVADMQPPDLETRVAILQKKAGSEGLRLADEVAFFLADAVQTNVRELEGALIRVSAYASLTGKPITMALVKESLKDIVRGQDRAVTVEQIQKTVANYYKVKVTDLCSNSRSRIYSHPRQIAMYLCKQLTQHSYPEIGHRFGGRDHTTVLYAVSQVDKKQGSTPALADELASLKSMLQK
- the dnaN gene encoding DNA polymerase III subunit beta translates to MEFHVSREPFLKALQRLQSVVEKRNTMPELGNALLEASAEGLTLTATDLEVSMKSHCPAEVESSGAIAVSARKLFEIVRELPQDSLRLRSEAGERLVLTCGRARFTLVGIRADIFPPFPETTQGQSFTLSGPRLAEMIAKTHFAMSQDETRYTLNGILLHLVSAADAELAGENGLVRIVATDTHRLAMAEMALDIPVEESAELIIPRKGVQEIRKLVEEDDEAVELGLDENFIRVSKPGIVLTSKLVSGRFPNYQRVIPTDNPHLLELEKEPLFGVVKRMMVLSHEKSRGIRMALSSDHIKVSAQNPEQEAAEEEMPCSFAGKDMTVGFNARYLQEIVSVANGDTVRMKLRDEESPVLVEEHSATGYLYVLMPMRV